The stretch of DNA CACCCATGTGGATGATCTCCACGCCCATGTGCTGGCGGTAGCGGTTCATCAGCTCATCGATGCGCTTGTTGTGCTGCTCGCCAACCAGAAACGCCTCAGGATAGCCCAGAGCGCGTATCGCCGCGCCCATGACCTCCCAGTTGCCAAAGTGCCCACCGACAAGCACCGCGCCCTTGCCGTTGCGCCGTCCCCATTCCAACAGGGATGGGTCGGGAAAGTGCACGAGTTCAAGCACCTTCTGCGGGGTCAGATCAGGGAAGCGGATGTACTCGATGGTCATCTTCACAAAGTTTTGGTACGCGCGGTGGGCGATCTGTTCCAGCTCGACCGGGTCCTTTCCCGGAAAGGCATGGTGCAGGTTGTCCATTGTCACCCGTCGCCTGACCTTGAGCACCTTGAAGGTGAAGGTACCCACCCAGTCGCCGATGCGCAAGGAAGTTGCCCACGGCATGAGCCGCACGAAGATGGCCAGGACGGCCATCAGCCAGTATTCCACCAAGTGTCGAATGCGTAGAGCCACGCTTCAGTGAGTTTCCCACGGTTGTTCAGTGTCGCTGCGGTTTGCCTCTTCCTCTATCCAGGTGCGGGCGATTCTACGCGTCCGGGCCCGCACGGCAAGGAATGCCCCCACCGCCAACAAGAGAATCAGCACCCACAGGTACCAATCGGCTTCCGCAAGAAAGGTCCAGCGGTAGCGGTGGCGCAGATACTTACGCCACTCCTGCTCGAACTCCCAGGAGTCCTTGCCGATGGCGTTTTCAAATGCGGCGTCCAGGTCCCGGCCTTGGCCAATACCGGCGAGCAGAGTGCGCATGGCCTGCAGGCTATACGTCTGGCGCAAGTATTGGACAGCCAAAAAGCTCTCCTGATAAGCCAACCGCGCTTTGTGCTCAGGGTAGCTATTCAGTTGTTCCACATCCTCCAGGCTCAGCAGGGAGTTGGTGAGCAGGGCCTTGGAGACCTGCGACGGCGAAGTCCACTGCTGTTCGCGCGAGTAGTGGATGGCGATGCCTTCAGTGAGCCAGCGCGGCAGCTGCTGGTAGTTGCTGGCCACTGCCACGAGCGCGTGCGCCATCTCGTGGACTATGGTCTGGTCGAGCTCTGCTCCACTAGGGCCCCAGCGCGGGGAGGGCAAGTACACGGTGGGGCCGTGCGCCTCCAAGGTCATCGCCCCGACTGCCCAGCGCGGCAGGCGTCCTTCGGTCAAAGTGGCAAGCTCGCCGGCGGATGGCGCTAATACCACGTCGACGCGCGGCACCCCTTCTGGGGCGAGCTCCTGCGCGATGGTCGCGTAGGCCTGCTCCGCCCGTTTCAGAACCAGTGCTGCGATTCGTTGGTCGTCGACGACAAAGTGTACCACCACACCCTCACCGGCGAGCTCAAGCCACTCCGGCTGCTGCCCCGCGATGGTGTCGGAGGCAGCGAGTAGCAACAACCCCAGGCGGAACAGATCCCGGAGCAGATGCAAACGCACCCCTTCTCCATGCTCCTCAGCCACAATTCCTCGTCGCTCTTAGACTTCCGACCCCGACTTTAGATACTCTTTCACCAGAGCGGCTATCACGTCGAGCTGTCCCTTGAGCTTGCGCCGCGCGCATTCGCGATGTTGGCGAATGCAATGGCTGGCCTTGCACGCGAAGGAAGGCTCGGTGCACCCCTGCTCCTTCTGGTAGACTGCGGACGGCACCATGCGGCGTGTGATGTCCTGGTGCGAAAACGCTTTCCCCTTGGCCTTGATGCCGAACTCGACAGTCGTATCCCAGACAAACCGCTGCAGCGCTACCACCTGGTGATCGTCGAGTTGATCGACCAGAGGGCTAAGGGCGCGTCCATTGAAAAGCAAGTGGAGGGTGAGTAGCTTTATCCCCTCTGGCAACGCGTTGTTGTTCTTCATTTCCGACAATGGCTTGCCTTGCTGGTCAGCTTCACAGGTCGGGGACACGGTCCAGAAGCAGGTCGAGGAGCGTCGTGTACACGGCGCGAACGGATGCCACATCGTGGGACTGGAAGAACAGGAACCTGGTCGCAGCAGAGAGCCTGATGCCTCCCGCGCAAAAGCGGGACGGAACCGGCGGGGCGCCGTTGCCTGCATCGGCAGCAACAAGAATGGGGACTTGCCAGCCAGCGCGGAAAAAGTCGAGAAGACGCTGTGCCTGCTCTAAGGAAGAGCGCTCGCGCCACTGATAGGCCACCACTATCCCGAGCACCCGTGGCAGCAGCAGCTCCCAACGGTAGTTCTCCGGGTCTGACGGTATTTGTATGCCGTAGACGTGCAGGGTCAGGTTGTCGCTCACCGGCAGCCGGCCGAAGTGGAGCGTGCTGCTGGCGTGATGCACATCCGCACAGACCGCGCGCACCAGCCTCTCAGCATCGAGGTCCTTCGGTGTCGCCACTGCTATTTCGCCGTACCTCATTCTGCGTCACCCTGTGGGAAGGTCGGCGCCATGCTTGCTATGCCAAGCGGGCGCGCGTCACCAGCAACTCGGCCCGTGTGAGGCGATGCCCAGCAATGTGGTTAGTTGCGGAGGCCGTCTCCGGGTACGTGACGGCGCTGCTCCCAAAGAGTTCCGCCACCGCTGCCAACGGCGAGCCAAAGGCGGCGCTATGTGGGCGCGACAAAAGGGGGGGATGACTGATGGACGCTTGCGCCTCATCTTGCTCGCAGAGGCGCAACAACCCTTTCTCCCAGAGATCGCGCAGGCGTCGCGCCAGCGCCAATGGGTCCTCGGCGCTTTCGTCCAGGACTGTGGCGATGGGGCATGGCGTGGAGAAGCGTGCCAGCAAGGCCCGACTCGTTTCGTCCAACGACTCCCCGGAATCCCCACTGTTCTGCACCGGCATGTGCAAAGACGGCAGGGCGGCGATGGCATTGTTCCACTCTTCCGAGCGGGCCAAGGCCATGGCCAGAAGCTCCCGGGTGGGCGTCAGCACGCGTTGTGCGCGTTGCACTGCTGCAAAGTCCACCAGAAACGTGCCCTCGTTCCACAGGAGCAGCGCAGCCAATGCTGCCTCGCCGAGCCGCTGGCCTACCGTCGCGTCGACGACCTCGCCGTTGCGCACATAGATGGCGCCGCGCTGGCCGTTTTTGCGCAGATGCAGAACGCCGGAGCGGCCGGCAGCGTGAAAGATTTCCAGAAGGTCGACCGACGACATCTCCGCAAGCGAACCAGAAAAGCCCTTCTCCATATCCTCGGGGCCAGGCAGCGGGGGAGCGGCGTGGATTTCGTTCAAAAGCACCTCGAGCCGGGCCACGACCTCCTGGGCTATGTAGGGCTTGGGCACGAACTCATCCGGCCCCAACTCGATGATGCGCACCCGGTCATCGAGGAGCCGTTGCTCGGCAATGATAATCACTGGGACTGCGCAGGTATGTTCGTCATTGCGCAGCTCGCGGAGCAATTCCTCGCCGCTCATCTTGGGGAGTTGCAGCCCGGTGATCACCGTGTCCGGCACTTCCCGGGCGCAGAGCTGGAGAACTTTCTCCGCGCTGTCCACCTGGCCCACGCGGCAGCCACGCTGCAGCAAGAGGGCCTTGAGGGGCTGCATCCCCTGGGGATCTTGGTCGACGAGGAGTATTTTCTTTCGCTCCTGGACCATGCGCCTTGCCCTAATTGCTGCCTATCTGCTCGTCCGCAGTGACTTTTGCGCCGACCTTGCGCGTCTTTCCCAGCTCTAACAGCGGAGCGACTAACGTCTCCACAGACTCTCGATCCGCTGGGTCACAGAAGCACAGAGGGTCTGCGGGCGTAAGGCCAAGGCGGCGGCGCACAGCTTCAGCGTTCGGCGGAGCCGCGCCGAGGTTGGTGACCGCCACCACTGAGGGCAGAGGGGCGAGCGTGCGTCGCAAAGCGGAGATGAGGTACGCGTAGTAGTCATAGTGCTCTGCCTGGGAGCCGTCGACTACGATCACGCATCCGGAAAGTTCGAACGCCACAATCTTCGACAGCGCACCGAACCGTGGGTCTGGCTCCAGGCCAAAGACCTCCAAGCGGGTGCCGTTGCTCAGAAGTGCCGAGCCGCGATCCAGCGAAACGTCGCCAAAGCTTCGCAGAGTGCGCACGCGGAAATTGCCCTCGGTGAGGGTGCGCACGATCTGCCGCCTGCCAGCGCGGACGCTGCCGATGAATATGATGCCCTGGCACGCAGCAGTCGGGCGCGGCGATGCCGGCTTCTCCACCGGAGGCGCGGCTACCTGTTCCTGGGGTTCCCTGGCTACGGGTTCGGTGGCGGTGGGCGGGAGTGTGGTCTCGGGCTCGGCCTCGGACTCCTCCTCTTCCGGCGAGATGGCGAGCTTCGGTTCCCGCAGGGCAACTGGCCCAAAGGCTTCGGCCACTTCCTCCGCCTCGGGCTCTGGCTGGCCTACGCGTCGCAAAAAGCCCTGTCGGTACAGTTTGACGATGCGCTGCAACGCGGTGGGCAGGTCATAGCCGCAGTCATCTATCACCGCGTTGAGGGTGCGCTGGCCGTCAAACAGGGAGATGAACTTTTGCATTTCCGGGCTTGGCTCGCGGCGCGCCAGGATCTGGCGAAAGTTTTCGGTAGCCACCATGACTGCGTCCAGGCCCGGCAACTGCTTTTCCAACGATTGGATCTCCTCCAAGCGCCTTGCCCCTTCCAGGAGAAGCCCTAACGTGCTGAGCGGCATGCCGTCGGTGGCGTCAGTTTCTTCATAGGAAACGGAAAAGCGACCGCGACGCCACATGAGCATGTCGAACAGGGCATTCTCCTGCTTGGCTTTGTTGGTCATTGCGTTCACCACGGCACCACGCCGAAGGACGACTTGTCCGGTCAGGCCTGAGGGTGTGGTCAAACGCACCGTGGCGGTTGTGCCCTCCTGGCTCATTTGCAGGAGCAGGTCGAACAACGGCACCTCTTCCAGGCGGCCGCTGGGACCGCGTTGCGCAGCCGTGCTCCGGCGGCGCCGCAATCGGGCCAGTACCATCTGCACGCGGGCCACCACCTCTCTGACGTGCATCGGCTTGGCCAAAAAGTCCTTCGCCCCCAAGTTCAGCGCGCGGATCTTGGTCTCGGCGTCCCCTGCCTTGCTGAGGAACATCACAGGCGTGCGCGCAGTGCGCGGATCGCTCTCGATGCGGTCCAACAACTCCGCCCCATCTGCATCCGGAAAGACGAATTCCGAAAGCACGAGGTCAGGCTGCACCTCAGGGATCTTGGTGACTGCCTCGCCGATGCCGCTGCACGTGTAAACCTGGTAGCCGAGCGCAGACAGATGTTCGCGCAAGATGCGGACGTTCTCCGCGTGCGGGTCAACGAGCAGCAGCTTTGTCCTGTCCTCTGAAGTGGGCGGCATGAAGGGGTCAACCCTTGGTGCACGTGTCCGATTTCGGAACTCAAATATAACAAAGATTCCCCCACTTGTCAAGCGTTTTCAGGACAAGGTTTGGGCGGGTCAAAGAGGGCCGGTCTACTGACCAGGCGCCTTGTGGGCCTGGATCGCGTTGGTGATCATGTCGATCCGCGACAGGGCAGCGCTGTTCGGTGAGGGAAGCGGCTGCAGGTAGACTTCTTGTGCCTCGAGGTCGGAGATTTGGACTCGGTCCAGCACCGCCATGCCGTAGCGGCTCAGCATGCTGCTTTTGCCCAAACCGGGAAAGGTAATTGTGGCGCAGGAGCGGCCATCGTTCGGTACCCACAGGAAGAGCAGGAGTTGGGCGGCATGTTCGGTGTTCAATGCGTAGAGGCCTGCGTCACCACCTGCCAGGACTCGTGCGGCAAAGTCCTTCACTGCATCCTCAAGGGCTTCGCCTGGGATGCGGCCCACTTGTTCACACCGGAACACGCGTGCGCCGTCGACTTGGGTACACACTGGACGCAGGGCAAAGTGGGCGACCTCTTTCACGTCGAGCGTGCGGTGGAACACATAGTCCAGCACGCAGGCGGACACGGGTGCGGACAAGCTGGAGAGCAACAGGTCGTAGAAGCGGGAAAGTTCACGTGCGATGGCGCGGCAGCGTGGACAGGCGTCGATGTGGCCCGCCAGCCCAGCAGAGCGGGCAGCCGCGGGAGAATCGGTCAAAACCAGAAGTTCGATTTCGGCTTCCGATGGACACCGGCCATGCGCCGGTTTACGGCGAGGTTGCCTCATAGTGGTCGGCTTTGTACGTTCGCGTTGACGGCCCTCACGCGGGCCTCAGGTATCTCCTGCTCCAATCCACCGTGCTGCGATAGTATACATGCAAGCCTCCATTTCTACGTAAATTCACAGCAGCACGCGCAACTGCTGGCGGAACTCCTTCTTTGCCACCTTGGCCAGGTACTCGAAAATAGTGCGTTCTTCGCGACGGTACTGCTTCTGCGTGAGATTAGGGATGCGATCCTTGAGCAGCCGGAAATAGGAGTCAGGACGTCGGTCGTCGACCAGATCGTCGAGCACGTCCACTAAGGCGTCGCAGTAGATGGCCGCTTTCTCCTCGCCGAGCTTGCCACCTTGCAGGTAGGTGGTGTGGAGCTTCTGTCGCACGCGGCGAAGTGCTCGCTCTTTGGCAATCCTGATTTCCTCAAGCTGAAGGTGGTCCAAGGGGGTCGCCATGTGCTTTTCGCCGCCCACGCTGTCGCGAAACATTTCGTTGCGCACGGTGCGGATGATTCTGGCTACCACGTCCACCGAAAGGTAGTTCTGGTAGGTCGAATCTGCTTCTACCAGCGCCAAAAGCTTCTTGATTGATGCGGACACCGAGTCACGCGGATGGTTGACGCCGTTGAACTGCATGCACAGCAGTTCTTCGGGGAAGGGTGGACACTCCCGG from candidate division KSB1 bacterium encodes:
- a CDS encoding response regulator, which encodes MPPTSEDRTKLLLVDPHAENVRILREHLSALGYQVYTCSGIGEAVTKIPEVQPDLVLSEFVFPDADGAELLDRIESDPRTARTPVMFLSKAGDAETKIRALNLGAKDFLAKPMHVREVVARVQMVLARLRRRRSTAAQRGPSGRLEEVPLFDLLLQMSQEGTTATVRLTTPSGLTGQVVLRRGAVVNAMTNKAKQENALFDMLMWRRGRFSVSYEETDATDGMPLSTLGLLLEGARRLEEIQSLEKQLPGLDAVMVATENFRQILARREPSPEMQKFISLFDGQRTLNAVIDDCGYDLPTALQRIVKLYRQGFLRRVGQPEPEAEEVAEAFGPVALREPKLAISPEEEESEAEPETTLPPTATEPVAREPQEQVAAPPVEKPASPRPTAACQGIIFIGSVRAGRRQIVRTLTEGNFRVRTLRSFGDVSLDRGSALLSNGTRLEVFGLEPDPRFGALSKIVAFELSGCVIVVDGSQAEHYDYYAYLISALRRTLAPLPSVVAVTNLGAAPPNAEAVRRRLGLTPADPLCFCDPADRESVETLVAPLLELGKTRKVGAKVTADEQIGSN
- a CDS encoding response regulator — encoded protein: MVQERKKILLVDQDPQGMQPLKALLLQRGCRVGQVDSAEKVLQLCAREVPDTVITGLQLPKMSGEELLRELRNDEHTCAVPVIIIAEQRLLDDRVRIIELGPDEFVPKPYIAQEVVARLEVLLNEIHAAPPLPGPEDMEKGFSGSLAEMSSVDLLEIFHAAGRSGVLHLRKNGQRGAIYVRNGEVVDATVGQRLGEAALAALLLWNEGTFLVDFAAVQRAQRVLTPTRELLAMALARSEEWNNAIAALPSLHMPVQNSGDSGESLDETSRALLARFSTPCPIATVLDESAEDPLALARRLRDLWEKGLLRLCEQDEAQASISHPPLLSRPHSAAFGSPLAAVAELFGSSAVTYPETASATNHIAGHRLTRAELLVTRARLA
- a CDS encoding lysophospholipid acyltransferase family protein, whose product is MALRIRHLVEYWLMAVLAIFVRLMPWATSLRIGDWVGTFTFKVLKVRRRVTMDNLHHAFPGKDPVELEQIAHRAYQNFVKMTIEYIRFPDLTPQKVLELVHFPDPSLLEWGRRNGKGAVLVGGHFGNWEVMGAAIRALGYPEAFLVGEQHNKRIDELMNRYRQHMGVEIIHMGAAVRGVLKALREGKFVALLSDQDAGKNGVFVTFLGRPASTPKGPAVFSLKTGAPILFGSAVRWRNTHHRVYLHLATPGGEAELSEDNIQRATQAYTSLLEKYVREYPDHWFWMHRRWKTLPGGIRLE
- a CDS encoding peptidase MA family metallohydrolase, with translation MAEEHGEGVRLHLLRDLFRLGLLLLAASDTIAGQQPEWLELAGEGVVVHFVVDDQRIAALVLKRAEQAYATIAQELAPEGVPRVDVVLAPSAGELATLTEGRLPRWAVGAMTLEAHGPTVYLPSPRWGPSGAELDQTIVHEMAHALVAVASNYQQLPRWLTEGIAIHYSREQQWTSPSQVSKALLTNSLLSLEDVEQLNSYPEHKARLAYQESFLAVQYLRQTYSLQAMRTLLAGIGQGRDLDAAFENAIGKDSWEFEQEWRKYLRHRYRWTFLAEADWYLWVLILLLAVGAFLAVRARTRRIARTWIEEEANRSDTEQPWETH